Genomic DNA from Sutcliffiella horikoshii:
AGAAAATGAGTTTATGTGATAATAGTTTTTAAGAGAATTGATTTCCTCTTTAATATCTGTACTTAGTTTTTCATCTTTCAAATTTAATCTATATTTTTGTTCTAGCTTCTCAAACTTGTTTTTTAATAGTACTTTCTTTTTATTACTCACGTCATCTTTGAACGTTAATGGAGTAATAGCAAGTTTTATAAATAGTGTAATAACTATTATTGTTAAACCGTAATTTTTTAAAGGAATTACTAGAAGCTCCATAAAGAACAGAAATAAATCTTTTAGAAAAAAAACAGAAAACATAATTATGGTTAAAATAAGTAAATTTTTTAAGGGTATCTTTTTCATTCACATTCATCCAATAATATTTTTTTTAAATATTTTTTACTTACTAAAGCTGAATTTCCACTTGAAAAAATCGCTTCATATGTATCGCCTTTTACAAATTGTAATTCTAGAATAGAATTTTTATTTATAATAAAGGATTTGTGCACTCTAATAAAACAGTCGGGAAGAATAATCTCTAGATTTTTTAATGATTCTCTAAATTGATATTCTTTGTCAGATGTCTGCATACTAACTAAACCGTTAAAACTTTCAAAAAAATGAATCTGTTTGTATTCAACAAAAACAATGGCTGATCTTGTCTTAACTATAATCTTATTATTTAAAGTATTTAGTTCCATAAAGTAAAACTTTCCCCCCAAAACCATTAAACTAAAGAGTTCTTAATCGGTGTTGATGAAAAGGTAAAATAGACTAACTAATGAAAGAACATTTTCATCCATAGTATGTATCCGAAAAACATATTTATCTGTAAGTGGATTTTTGTCTGCTGGTACTGCTTCAGCTAATATATTGTTATTAATATAAAATACAGCGTTGCGGCCTTTTACTTTTATTTTGTAAAAATTACCTCGTGTTGTATACTCAAATTCCTTTAATGAATTAGCCTTTATTAAATTGGTATTCTTCACTTCGCAACTGTATTTCTCCTTGTTATAGATATATTCCATATCCCAGGTTTGCTTAGAAAACCAATTAGGGTGTGCTTTTAAATCAGTAAGAACTTCTCCATTCTCATCTGTTGCAACAACATTTAGAATAGCAGTAGGTAATTCATAGATAGATATTATATCCATAGCTTTTTCTGTTTTACTTTTCAAGTAACGCTGAATGTGACCTATTACCTGCCTATTTTCATCTAATATCGGAATAGGTTTTTTGGATTTTCTATGCATTGGTAGTTTAATATATAGCTCTCTCAATTAAGTTGCCTCCAATTATGTAGCTAAATCATCAGAATTATCCACGAAAGATCAATTGCTAGTTCTTGTACCAGTTTATTAGACACATAAACTTCAATAAATGAACTGATAATTAGAATAGCAATAATTATTGGGTAGGTCTTTTTAAAGAAATTTAAATAGAATGACTTAACATTAGTTTTATCCTGTTTTCCTTTAATTATTGAAATGATTAATTTGAACTGATTGATTGTAAATAAGAACATTATTATTGAACATGCTAGTTCTCCTATTCCGTGAAAAGAAAATGTAAAAAAATACACTAGTGGATTTATACCACTCATTTTGGCTGCTACTCCGATACTAAACCAAAAATAAAAAGAAAAAAGAATGGGGAGTGCAAAAACAGAGAATAGTAAGCAAAAAGAAATGATAAAAAGATTATTCAAAAATATAAACTGTAAGTCTTTAAATTTAAGAGAATAAATTTCTAAATTCGCTACTTTGTGTTCCTCTGTAATTAAATATCCTAGTGAAATTAGTAAAAATGCAATGAAGATTAATATTATAGTTATTTTTTTTGTATCCAGCATATTAAGCATTTACCGGGGTGAATTTTCTATGTGTTAGAGCAATATCTACTAAGCTATAAAGTATTATTATTGGTAATAAAATTATCCCGATCACAATAAGAATAGAAACCCAAGAAATTAAATATCCAAAAATCAACATAATACCTTTCTTCGTATTTCCATAATATATTTGGCCTAACCCAGGAAGTATTAGGTTTAGAATTAAACCTAATAATACGTTCTTTTTTTTCATTTTTAAAACCTCCTAAAATTGTCATAACTTATTATAATTTACATCATAAGCAAAAAACACCATTTTTTCCTAACCCAGGAAGTATTAGGTTTAGAATTAAACCTAATAATACGTTCTTTTTTTTCATTTTTAAAACCTCCTAAAATTGTCATAACTTATTATAATTTACATCATAAGCAAAAAACACCATTTTTTTATTATTTTTTACAAATTTACTTAAAAATTTACATTTTTTTTGCGTATCCAAGTTTAAATAACACTAAAAAAGATCTCACCTGATGGTGAGATCTTTTTTTTATGCCAAATTTCCGATGTCCCAAAGAGTTTTTACAACCATCGCAGCATTACCAATTGGAGTCACGGAAACAATGATATCAGCGATGTCAATGAATAACTTACCAATACCTGTCCAGCCATCAATTGCAGTTCCGTTAATAACTGCTCTAATTTTTCCACCAATTACATAAAATAATTCCTGAGCAGTTTTGAACTTACCAACTAATTTATCCTTAAAGTTTCTAAAAACGATGTTTGCTACTCCCCAAATAAAGTCTGTGACTTTTGAATAAGTTGGCTTAGATGCTACGAAAGTGTTATAAGCTAAATTCATTATAAATCCCCCTAAATTAATTTAAATTTAAATACTACTGAATAATATCAGTAAAATTGGCAAATTTAGGTGAAAATCAATGAAATATGTATTAATTTGGACAAAATATGGTTTATTAAGGATGAAATTAATAAAATTAACTTTTCTATTCAGTTAATAATTATATTTTTCACATTATGTAAAAAAACTCTGAAGACAGACACATGCCAAGCAAAGTATTAGAATTCTATAATATTTAATACACACAAGAACTTGGAGAATGAAACATTAGATTATCATAGGAAATCACCTTGCTAAACAAAACAAGCAACCCCAACAGCTTGCTTGTTTATTGTACTTCTTTACTCCTAAAAACAACCAAAAAACTCTTATAAGCATAAGAAAGCTAATTGTTAAATATCTTTCTACTTAATTTCTTTTAAATACTGCTCTAAAGCATCTTCAATTAGAAGGTAAATGTTTTTCTCCTTAAGTAAAGACTGCATTTTTAATTCTTTATGCAAATCAGTTCTTAAATCAAAGGAAACACGCTTTCTTTCAACCTTTTTTTCTTCTTTTATTTCAACGTTTGTTTCTTCTCCGACATTTTCATTAAGTACTTGTGTTGGAGTTACTTGTTTTTGACTACGCATTTTATTTTTAATGTCATTTACTTTGGACACGTGACATCAACTCCTCATAAAAATTTTCATATTGCGCTAGAGCACTTTTAAGTTCGTTATTTGAATTAAATCCATATAAAGATAATCTTCCAGTAGGTGCTTTTCTAGTAATTATCGTTTCAAAAATTTGTTCGGGATAATCTTCTGCTATTAACTCATTAAAGGCCTTAGCATCACTTCTTCTAACATCATTCATTGTACGTAAAATTCCCAGCACCTCAGTACCTCTATTCCCAAATTCTTGTGCACCATTTACTGAATCCATGAAGTTTGGGATGGCTGAATAACACCAGTTTGAGCATTCAAATAGTACAACTACATATTCACTGGCACACAAAGAATTTGTTGTTTGTTCACTCAAAGATGGTGGTGTATCAATAACGATAAAATCGTACTTATCTCTTACGGAATCCAATGTCTGATCCAATATTAAACTAGGATTTCCTTTAAAGGGAATAGTGGATCCATTATAGGTCTTTCCAGTATAGATCCATCGTGGAAAAGTAGCTAAAAAGTTATTTGCAGGTAATAGATCCAAATTACCGTTTATTGGTACAATAAACTCTTCTACGTTGTTTTGCTGCATCGCTTCCAACACAGATTTACCCATAAAATCATTTGATGGTTGTTCAGAAAGAAGCTCTGTTAAGTTTCCTTGTGAGTCCATATCAATTGCCAGAACTTTATATCCCTTTTGACTGATAAGGTATGCTAGGATTCCTGTAGTAGTGGATTTTCCGCATCCTCCTTTTTGTATCCCCATTGTAATTGTAACAGCCATAAACTACCCTCCATTCTTCTTTTAAACGTTTCTTCTTTTATTCTAATATTCATAATATCATATTTCTATATTTATCTTAAAACTCCTCTTAAGGTTGTTATAATTTTTCTCAACGACAAAAGAGCTTACATATAGGTAACCTTAAACTTTTACGGAAAGATATAATTAATAGTGAAAAAACAATCCACAAATGTCTTCTAATCAAAGATTAGTAACCCCAAAGATTGATTTTAATTAGATTGGAGATTTGTATGTATTTTTAAAGAGATTGCATCTACCATATTATAATATTTCTAACTTCCAACGTTTCTTCTTTTATTCCAATATTGTTTGTTTGTTAAATAGAAGAGCAGTTCTAAAAAACGGAACTGCTCTTCTATTTAACAGGTGATAATCTAACTGGATTTTAATCTAGCCAGTTATAAAATGGTACTCTTTCGGCTTTAGTTTGTTGAAGTTTTTGTTTCTTTATTTGCACTCTCTCTAGATCTTTCCGGAACTTTTTTTCTTTTCGTTGTTGTCTCTGCATTATGATACCGTTCAAGAAGTAAGTGGGGTAATCAATTATTACTTTCCCTTCTATGTTTGTTTCGTAATACATCTGTTTCAATTGTTCCTTTATCTCATATTCATCTAGCTGTAATTCATTATGTATACTTAATTCAACGATTGACTTTGCTACAGCTGAGTCTATTTTACAAGCTAACAAATGTTTAAAGAGTTTTGTTTCTTTTACAGAGGTTTTCTCTTCATCCATTAATAAATTATTTGTCTCATTAGTTATAGAGTTATTTAAAACATTATTAGAGTTATTTAAAACATTATTGCCTTCTATTTTTGAAAGGGTTACCCTTTCATTTTTAGAAGGGTGCACCCTTTCATTTTTAGAAGGGTCTACCCTTTCATTTTTAGAAGGGTTAGTTTTATGCAGTTTCAATGCAAAAAACTGTGCTTTAGAACCATAGTCCTTTTTCCAGTCTCGGCATTTTTCTAAAGGCTTTGTCTCCAGCTCTTTTTGATTCTGGGGATAGTCATAAACGATGATATTTACTGGTTTTGTCGTTTTACGAACACTATTACTATATTCTTGTAAATCTATTAATCCATATTCCCACAATGGGTGGATGTAGCTTCGGTATAAAGTTGAAACACTGCACCCTAACTTTTTAGCGACTTTCTCGAGAGAATAAGGAATAATATCATAGTCGGATTTTTCCCTGGCTTCTTCAGTTCGATCACACCAGGTATGGAATCGTAACCAACCACTGAATGCCTTTTCCCCCAATTTATTAATCCAGTCATCAGCGACTACATAATGTAATATGGGCAACCGTAATTCTTCTCTTTTCTTTTTTCCTTTAATAAACACAAAAACTCCTCCTATGTTATGGAAGAGTGAACACCAATATGCTATAATGCATTTAGAAATATAAAAAAATGCATAAATAAGCATAGAAGGTGAACAACCTTCCTTGTTTTCTCTAAGAAAGCCCCTTCCGTCGCCAAACTTTAGGGGTTTTTCTTATGTCTATTATTCTAGCAAACTTTGGATTATGTTGCTAGAAGGTGTAGAAATAAATAGATACCCCTGTTTTTTTCGACAAAATACGCTATTTTTTGATTAATTGGCGGATTTAATCCATGTCAGGTACCAAAGTACTCCAAACTTGGACATACCAAATTTTCTTTCGCTCCGAATAATCTATTTTCTCAATTTGATACCCTTCAAAAGACCCTCCTTTTTGTAGTAATGGCTGCATAACTTCTTCTATTAATTCTCTTATATCCTCAATATTTAAATTCAAAGGTATTCCGGTAACAGGAAAGACTAAATAATGAATCCAGAAGCTACCGTTACTAATAGATTTCAACCCTTGTCGCACAAATGTTGACCTCGTAATTTTCCCCTTTAAATATTGCTTTAAGGTAGATTTATCCTTTTTTAATCCCTCAATATCTTCTTTTAACAATTCGATATATTCCTTTTGCTTTTGTAATTTCGTGTTTAGTTCCATTACATTAAGATTAATCACAGAAATGACTTCACTCCCCTAAATAAATTCGTGTTACGTCCTCTCTGGAATGGCCTATTAAAAGGCTAGTTTCATAGCGTGCTTGCTTTTCACTCAAGCCTTGCGCAATGAAATACTCATATTGCTCCTTTGCAAATGCATGACGGAAACTATGAAAAGTAACTTCTACTCCTGGGGGCCGATCATTAGCCGAATCATATATTTTTTCTCGATGAATCCTAATAAAATCCTGAACTCGTTGAATAACTGTATGAGCTTTTTCAGTAGGGGTTACAAATAACTTGTGACCACGAGGCACCAGTTCAATAGTAGCTTTCAGGAGGCCTCTAGCTTCTTTTCTAAGGGGGATTTTCCTTACAAGCCCTCCTTTACCCTTAATGACTAGTATTTCGTCTCTCAGGGCCTTTTCAGCAGTTGCTCTGTCCATTCTAATAGCTTCATGAATTCGAAGGCCCTGGTGTCTTGCTAATTGAATCACTGTAGCAATCTCTTTTCTTCCTAAAGAGTGTGCAAGCTTCACCAACCCTTTATACTCTGAATTGGTGCATCTCCTGCTTATTCCCCCGAACCGTCGTCTTTCTAGTGAAAAATCGGCATTTCGTTGTGTCAGCTCTTTATTGTCGCTCAAATGATACCTAGTCTTAGGTATCTGGTTATGAAAGTAACGAATCGCTGCGAGATCCTGTTTAACAGCTGCAGCTGACTTGCCTTCATTTTGTCGTTCTATAACATAAGCGACAACGTGTTTATCTTGGAGGTTCCCTAGAGACTTTAGGTTGTAGTTATCAGCAACAAACCGACAAAATTGATCCATGTGATTGTAATATTGTCGTTGACTGGTTATCGATATCCCTTTTGAATGTTTTGCCACTTTATTCAGTTGCTCCATCAGGTTACGATAAACTCCTTTATTACTAATTTCAGAGTTTTGTTCTGCAAATTCCTTTAGCTTAACCGAAGGTTTGATCCAGCCTCTTTTGGCCAATCTCTCAACTCCTTTTCCTCAGATGAACAGACCTCACCTAGTAGCATTTCATCGCATTTTTACACGAGTTTTACTCGCTGACGCTTAGTTATACGATGAATACGTTGATATCAGGGAGACAGTAGCACGTTCCGTGCGACTGTCTA
This window encodes:
- a CDS encoding YidC/Oxa1 family membrane protein insertase — encoded protein: MKKIPLKNLLILTIIMFSVFFLKDLFLFFMELLVIPLKNYGLTIIVITLFIKLAITPLTFKDDVSNKKKVLLKNKFEKLEQKYRLNLKDEKLSTDIKEEINSLKNYYHINSFSLTGCLSLIFQLVVFYSWYRTISDASNIHEEKFMWLTLGNPDKYYVFPIVFFVLTIISFYISGIINNWKIWLVCLILSVLICYLGSILMGGYCYIYPLISSLVL
- a CDS encoding ParA family protein, yielding MAVTITMGIQKGGCGKSTTTGILAYLISQKGYKVLAIDMDSQGNLTELLSEQPSNDFMGKSVLEAMQQNNVEEFIVPINGNLDLLPANNFLATFPRWIYTGKTYNGSTIPFKGNPSLILDQTLDSVRDKYDFIVIDTPPSLSEQTTNSLCASEYVVVLFECSNWCYSAIPNFMDSVNGAQEFGNRGTEVLGILRTMNDVRRSDAKAFNELIAEDYPEQIFETIITRKAPTGRLSLYGFNSNNELKSALAQYENFYEELMSRVQSK
- a CDS encoding tyrosine-type recombinase/integrase, which encodes MAKRGWIKPSVKLKEFAEQNSEISNKGVYRNLMEQLNKVAKHSKGISITSQRQYYNHMDQFCRFVADNYNLKSLGNLQDKHVVAYVIERQNEGKSAAAVKQDLAAIRYFHNQIPKTRYHLSDNKELTQRNADFSLERRRFGGISRRCTNSEYKGLVKLAHSLGRKEIATVIQLARHQGLRIHEAIRMDRATAEKALRDEILVIKGKGGLVRKIPLRKEARGLLKATIELVPRGHKLFVTPTEKAHTVIQRVQDFIRIHREKIYDSANDRPPGVEVTFHSFRHAFAKEQYEYFIAQGLSEKQARYETSLLIGHSREDVTRIYLGE
- a CDS encoding tubby C-terminal domain-like protein, with translation MRELYIKLPMHRKSKKPIPILDENRQVIGHIQRYLKSKTEKAMDIISIYELPTAILNVVATDENGEVLTDLKAHPNWFSKQTWDMEYIYNKEKYSCEVKNTNLIKANSLKEFEYTTRGNFYKIKVKGRNAVFYINNNILAEAVPADKNPLTDKYVFRIHTMDENVLSLVSLFYLFINTD
- a CDS encoding LytR/AlgR family response regulator transcription factor; this translates as MELNTLNNKIIVKTRSAIVFVEYKQIHFFESFNGLVSMQTSDKEYQFRESLKNLEIILPDCFIRVHKSFIINKNSILELQFVKGDTYEAIFSSGNSALVSKKYLKKILLDECE